The Thermosynechococcus sp. CL-1 genomic interval TGCATCCCCTTGCCGAAAGTCGCTAGCCCATTGTTGAATTTTTGCTTTAATTTTTCGGTATAGGCTTAGTTTTGCTAAAGCATTGGGTACACTAGAGGTAAGTTCCCTAAATGGATTAGCACCATGGTGAAAAATTACATCTGTCCCATTCTTGTCAAGCCAAAGCGGCCATATTTTTTAGCCTACGAATTCGCTGCAATTATTCTAGGCAGTCAGAAATTTTGCTGATAATTAATCTTGCATTTAGAAGCGTTGTTATTCATCAAATCAATTAACACCACTGCTACATCCAAGACTCATTGATCAAAGCATTGAAAATAGTTGAAATCTAAAGAGTTGCTCACCCGATCGTAATTTTGAGGTCGTGGCGTTGTTCAACTCTGAGTGAGTACAGGATGTAGAGCTTCATCCCAACTGACTGTGTTCCCATGAAGCTACTTGAAACTAACAACCTATCCCCTAGGGTTTCTCAGCCATCGAGGCCGCCTACGCCACAGGCACCTGCGCGATCGCGACGTATTAGCCCTGATCTGTGGCTTTTACTGTTGGGCAGTGGCGCATTTCTGGCCGTCCTGCTGAGTCAACTGGATTGGCAAAACTTTCTACCCAACTTAGTCGGTCTTTGGCACGAGGGGAAAGCACTGCTGCGGGCTGACGGCACGACGCTTCAAGCACTCCTATTGCCCACACTAGTCTGGATTGCCATTACGTTCTTCCTGAAGGAGATCTCCCCCAAGCCCAATTTTTGGTCGCGTTTAATTGTGGGTTTGGGGCTGACCCTGTTGGCACTGCGGTATATCCTCTGGCGTTTTTTTAACAGCCTCAACCTAGATGATCCCCTCAATGGCACGATTTCGATTCTGTTATTTATCGCTGAACTACTGACCCTAACAAATACCATTTGCTTTTTTGCCCTGTGTATCTTTTCCAAAGACCGCAGCCCTGAGGCCGATCGCCTAAGCCAAGCCGTGATTCGGGGGGAGTATTTGCCTTGGGTGGATGTGATTCTGCCCACCTACAACGAAGGGGTGGACATTTTGCGGCGTTCAGTCATTGCCTGCCAAGCCATGGATTACCCCAACAAGCGGGTTTACTTGCTGGACGACACCCGCCGGCCGGCGGTGCGTGCCCTAGCAGCAGAACTCGGCTGTGAATATCGCGATCGCCCCGACAACCGCCATGCCAAAGCTGGCAACATTAACCATGCGCTGCCCACCCTCAGCGGCGAACTCATTGCCGTCTTTGATGCCGACTTTGTGCCGAGTCGCAACTTTCTCACCCGCACCGTGGGTTTTTTCCAGGATGCGAAAACGGCAATGGTACAGACCCCCCAACACTTTTTCAATGAGGATCCAGTGACTGTGAATCTGGGGCTAGAAGGAATTCTCAACAACGAGCAGACACTGTTTTTCCGCTTCATTCAGCCCAGCCGCGATTTCTTTAACGCCGTTGTGTGTTGTGGCACCTGTTTTGTGATTCGCCGTAGTGCCCTCGATGAAATTGGCGGCATTCCCACCGACAGTATCACCGAAGACTACCTCACCTCACTCTATTTGCAGGGGCGTGGTTATCAGATCAAGTATCTGAATGAAGCCCTCTCAGCAGGAATGTCACCAGAAACCATCAGCGCCTATATTAACCAGCGATTGCGGTGGGGACAAGGTACCCTGCAAATACTGTTCCTCAAGGACAACTTTTTTACCATTCCTAACCTCAACTTCCTGCAGCGTTTTTACCATAGCCTTGGCGTGCTCTATTGGCTGCTGTCGATCCCCCGCGTTATTTTTTTGCTGGCGCCCTTGGCCTTTTTGCTCTTTGGGCTGGCGCCGCTGCGCGCCACAATTAACGAGGTAGTGTACTTTTACTGTCCCTACTATTTGGGCAATATCATGGCCTTTTCTTGGCTCACCGAAGGCCGCCGCTCCGCCTTTTGGTCCGATGTTTATGAAACCATCATTGCCTTTCCCATGGCCATCACAGTGATCCGCACCCTGATCAGTCCTAGGGGCAAAACCTTCAAAGTCACGCCCAAGGGGATTGTGGATCCCCATCGCATCAATGTTAATTGGCCAGTCATTCGTCCCTTGTTAATCATTGCCGCTCTGATGATGTTTGGTCTCATTCGGCGGAGTTCGCCTTTGCAAGAGACCCTGGTCAATCCCGATAGTTTGGCCATTAACATGGTCTGGTCTAGCTACAACTTTCTCTTGATTTTGGTCTGTGCTCTGGTGGCCATTGATGTGCCGCAGCGACGACATCCGCGGTTCCTGCGTTCTGAACCCTGTGAACTCATCGTTGGGGACAACTGCTATGGCGGACAAACGGTTGACCTGTCTGAGGAGGGGGCACGAATACGCCTCAATAGGTTGCCGGCGGCGTTGTTAGATGCCCCCCGAGGGGAACTGCACTTTCTGGCGCCGAGCCCTTTGGTCTACTTGCGCTTACCGATCCAACTGCGGTGGTCAAGAATGGTTGCGTTAGGAAAAAACGCCACGGCTTTAGAGATTGGTGTGCAGTTTCTTCCCTTTTCTTTGCCAAAGCAACGTCGCTTTATTCGTTATCTTTACTGTCAACCCGGCCAATGGGATGAAGTTCGTGTACCTGAGATTAAAACCGCTTGGGCAATGATTCAAAGTGTCCTTCGCCTGCATCCCCTCGCCGAGAGCCGCTAACCATTGAGAAGGGTGAGGAGATTTTGAATCGCCATACTGGTAGCGCGAATAGCTGCATGGATATTGGCGTTTTTTGGCTCCACTTGTAGCAGATAGGCCAAGCTGGATTGGAGATAGGTTAAGGCCATCTGAATGTTGGGATCAATGTGCTGGTAGGTTTGGGGCGGGTAGGGCTGACCATAACTGGGATGGGCATAGCCAACGGAGTGCTCGTAGTTGGCCGCTGGATACCCTTGGGAATAGTCATAGTTGGGGTGGGGATAGCCCACAGAATGCTCGTAGTTGGCCGCTGGATACCCTTGGGAATAATCATAGTTGGGGTGAGAATAGCCGACGGCGTGCTCGTAGTTGGCCGCTGGATACCCTTGGGAATAATCATAGTTGGGGTGAGAATAGCCGACGGCGTGCTCGTAGTTGGCCGCTGGATACCCTTGGGTGGCTTCAACCGGTTGCGCAGGCTCAGGGGGCGTTGAAACTGTTGCTGCAACCGCAGGTACTGGTGGCGCTGACGGCAAAATGACGGCGTGATCTTCTTCCTTCTCCGGTTCGCCAGCAGGGGAGTCAATTGGCGTTGATGGGGTGCTACTGGCCTTGGCAGCCATAATTTCCGTAGCATCGAGGATTTGGGTGGGGGCGCTGTCAATGTCTCCCATGCGTTCTCCCCGTTTGTAGGCACTGATCTGACTGGGACTCTCGGCGGTGTCTTTTTCCTCTTTTTTCAACCACACCAAAAAGTCAGAGGCACTGTAGGTGGCTTCCCCGCCCAAGGTACGAATGGCAACAAAGCCATTGGCCGCATTGACGCTTTGAATGGGATACCACGTACCCCGATAGAGAATCATCGCATCCATCCCAAGGGAGTTACCCCCTGTCAGAGCGCCGCGTCGCTTACCCCGTGCCCAGCGGTCTTTCCACAGCACTCCCGCTTCGGTGTACTGGATCACATAGCCTTCGGGAACGGTGCGATGTTCGTAACGTAAAAATCCGGGGGTTTGAGCCACACCGACTTGGAAGATACCATAATCCACCATTACCTCTTGAATTAGAGGCCGATAGGGCGATGCATCCCGTACTTCAATGGCAAGGGTAGGGGCATCTGTTTTCACCCGTGCAACGATGCCATCTTTGTAGGAAATCAACTGAACTTCATCAAAGGTTGTTTCTACGCGCAGGTGCCGATTCGAGAGCATTCGCGAATTTTTCTGAATTAAGTCTTTAATAAATTGGTCTATTAATTCGCGATCGCCCATAGTTTTTGCTTTGAATCACGGCAAGAAGACTACCAGCCACTGGGCCTACGGGACGTGCACCTTTCCTTTCATTATATTCCCTGTGAATTTCTTTCTATCAAGGGCATCGCTGAATGGAGCTTTGCGACGCTAGACCCGTTCTTGCATAGTGGCCACAGGTTGGTTGAGGAACACTATTGGCGTCAGTGTAGGACAAAAAGCTTGCTGCCAACAACCGTGAATCTACGGATGAAAGGTTTGCAAATACTCCCGCAGCCGCTGTAATGCCTGACCCCGATGACTGACCTGTTGCTTTTCAGTGGGACTCATCTCGGCAAAGGTACGCTGCTGACTGGGCACCCAAAAGATAGGATCGTAGCCAAACCCCCCTTGACCGCGGGCCGCCGTTAAAATCTCGCCTGCACACCGTCCTTCGGTCGTAACGGCAATCGTGCCATCGGGACGCGCGAGGGCAATGACACAAATAAATTCAGCGGCGCGATCGCTGACACCGGCCATTTCCCGTAATAGACGCTCAATACGCTCAGCATCTGTCGCACCGTAGCGAGCCGAGTAGATCCCCGGTGCCCCCTCAAGGGCATGAACGGCTAGCCCCGAGTCGTCGGCGATCGCCCACTTTCCCAGCTCCTGAGCGGCAGTGATGGCCTTCAAACAGGCGTTGCCCACAAAGGAATCCGCAGTTTCAGCAATCTCAATCGTGGCTGGCAGGGGCAGCAACTCCCCAATCCATGGCTGTAACCAGCCTTGAAACTCTCTGACTTTACCGGCATTGTGACTGGCTAAGACCGCTTGGGCGAGAATGGGCATTTCCTAAGGACGACGCTGCAACTGAATATGATCTTGCCGCAAACTGACATCAAAGTGCTGCAGAAAATCCTGCCCCAATAGGCCAATGGTCATTTCAGGCCCAGCGACAGCAACGGGCACTTGCTTCCGATGAAAACCGCCGACGCTGATGGATTGGACATAGACCACTGGCAGCACCACTTGACCATTCGCGGTATGAAACAGGCGATTATCCACCACTTGAGCGGGGGTAATGCCTAAAGCGCGTGCCATCGATCGCGTAATCACTGTCATACTGGCGCCTGAATCCACTAGCATCTCAAACCGTAACCGTTGATTAAACATCACTGGGATAACGGGAATTCCTCCCTGCCGCCGCAGAATCGGTACGATGCCACTGGGCTGGGTGATCACTGTTGCCATGGGCGGAGCAGGGGTTCGGGGAAGTTGTTGCAGCCGCACCAATTCTTGACGATAGCTAGTAAGGGCTGGCGCCTGTTGGGGATGGGCACGAATGACCTGATCGAGAATTTGCACCGCTGTTGCCCAGTCTTGGTTGGCGATCGCCCGATAAAAACTTTCTGGCAGTGCCACCGCAGGCACCCCCTTGGCCGGGGCAATCAGGAGCATCATCCCTGCCAGCGTTGCCAGTGCCCAATATCCGTGTTGTTGGGTCATAATTTTCTTCGTACCCTAGGATCAATAGTAGCGAGATAAGCGTTGGCTATTCTAGGCTGCCAATGAGCACGCAACCTTCGCCACAACTGAGTCCTGAAGACTATCTGCAACGGGAAACCCAAAGTGGGGTCAAGCACGAATACATCAACGGTCAGATCTACGCAATGGCAGGGGCAAGCGATGCCCATGTCACCTTAGCCTTAAATTTGGCAACTCTGCTACGACCAACGGTGCGCCAACGGGGCTGTCGTCTCTACATTTCAGATATGAAAGTGCGTCTGGAGCAGCGAAATTGCTTTTACTATGCGGATCTTTTTGTTACCTGCGATCCACGGGATCGGCAAACCTCTCTCTATAAATCTTTCCCTTGCTTGGTGATTGAGGTGCTCTCTCCTTCAACAGAGGCCTTTGATCGCGGCGATAAGTTCCTTGACTATCAAAGCCTTGAGACGCTAGAGGAATACGTGCTGGTCAATACTCGTCAGCAGCGGCTAGAGACCTTTCGTCGCAGTACCTCGGGCTTATGGGTTTGGCAGGGCTATTCCCCGCCACAAAATTCGGTTGAACTCAAGAGCATCGCTTGGCAAGGCCACTTGTCTGATATCTATCAAGACGTGACCCTTGAGGAGGAGTTGAGGAGTTGAATTAAAAGTTGGTGTGAATCGCCTCCATCGGGCACGCGGTCACACATTGCTCACAGACAATGCAACGGGAGCGGCTAAATTGGAGTTGAAACGTCTCTGGATGGAGCGTCAGCGCCTGAGTGGGGCATACCCCCGTACAGAGGCCACAGTGGACACAGGCCTGCTCATCAATCACAATTTCACGGCTGGCAAGGGAAACCTCAATATTCTGTTGTCGTAACCATTCTAGGGCGGCCTCCATTTGATCAATGTCCCCAGCCAACTCTAGAACCAGTTTGCCCACTTGGTTAGGTGCCACTTGGGCGCGGATGATATTGGCAGCAATGTTAAAGTCCTTGGCTAGGCGATAGGTGACGGGCATTTGAATCGTCCGTCGAGGGAATGTCAATGTGACTCGCTTTTTCACTGGTTGAAGCTTTGCATCGCAGTACAGCCCTTTCCACAAGTATCGCACACTCGCAACGCTGTGAAAGTTAGCGCACAGCCCTTTTCATAGGAATTGAAAATGAAAAACCATTAAATTTTGTTTACTAGTCTATAAACCTAAAAGCCATCTCCAAAGTGAAATTGTTACCCTGCTAGATAGGATGAGATAGAGAATTTTTATCAAAATTTAATAAATTATTAAAAAATGAACATTGCAAAGAAAAGCGAATCTCAAATCAAGCTAGAAGGTTCATCCGTTGCTGATGAAATAGCTCTTTTATGGACGCTTGCTGGCTTGATAATCATTTTCTTAAAATTATACTTTTCTCCCACCCTTTCAGTACAGTTGAGTTGTCAGCGCACTGAAACGAAAGATATGACCGCCACTGCCCAGTGCTTAGTTAAAGAATATTGGTTTTGGGGATTGTATAAACGAAATGAAATGTTAGTTGAATATGTCTCAAGGAGTAACATTGAAATCAAAGAGGAAATAGTTCGACAGCCGAATCCTTTATTACGCAAATTCCTAAGTTTCTACCGGTCAAAATTGAGCACCAACAGTTGTCTCATCGACCAGAGGAAGACTAGGATTGGGAATCGGTGCTGACAATTTCACCGAGGCGTTCAATCTGCAAGGGAGTGTTGGGAAAGTCGGCTTGGGTTAAACGGCGAATCAGTTGCACACTGGCAAAGTTTTGATCAATGTGGGGAATCCCCTTGGCATTGAGGCGTACAGGAATGACTTTACCTTGAAGGAAGCGGCCAGAACCATCGAGTTCAACATCGAGGATTAAGGACTTGCCAAGGGTGCCGTGACTGCTCAGGGTCTGATAGCCGACAAAGTTCCCTAGGGAATAGGCAATGAGGCGGCCTTTATACAATTCGAGGGCACGGGGGACATGGGGACCATGACCTAAGATTAAATCGGCACCGTTATCAATCATGGTGCGGGCAAACTGAACCACATTGCCGCGGTCTTCGCCATAAAAGTACTCGGTGCGATCGCGGGTGTGAATTTGATCGCTGCCTTCGGCGCCACCATGGAAACTAACAACCACAATATCAGCGTTTTGCTTGGCCTTCTGGACAAGAGCAGCACCGGCCTTGAGGTCTTGAATGCGATTTTGGCCGTAGTAGGTGGCAAAGCCAATAAATGCGGTTTTCAGGCCATTGACTTCGAGGTAGGTAATTTGATTGAGATCACCAATGGCGGTCATGCCAGCGGCGTTGATGTGGCGAATCGTATCGCGAAATCCCTGCTCATTAAAGTCGTAGCTGTGGTTGTTGGCAATGTTGAGGACATTGAAACCAGCTTGGCGCAACACCTGTGCATAACTGGGCGGTGAGCGAAAGGCAAAACTGCGACCACTACTGGTGTTTTTGAAGGGATGGGGATGATCGGTGAGGGTACTTTCATAATTGCCAAAGAGGAGATCTGCCCCCTGAAGATAGGGTTTCACTTGGGCAAAGAGCTTTTGTGGATCCGCAGGCAAGCGGTTACTCGGAAAATTGGTGCCAAGGACAATATCGCCAACGGCCTTAATCCGCAAACGGCGATCGCTCGGGGCGGGTGGGGGGGGCACAAGGGGAACGTCGGGTTCAGGGGTTGTAATGGCTGGACTGGGTTCCGCACTCGGCGGGGCATCGACACTGAGTTGATTTTGCAGGGTAAGGGCAACGGCACCCGTGCCCGCGATCGCCAATAAACTGAGGGCAAAAGCACTGACCGCTTGATGGGATGGCGTGGTGGCAGGTGTCGTTGGATTTGAGCTTGTCTGCACAGACGGCGCCGCTGGTAAGGTCTCCTGTAAGTCAATGGTCTGTGTCCATTCTGGCCATTCTTCGCCAAGGAGCCGAGCATGGAGCCGTACACGTAGAACGCCTTGGGGCGCCAATTGCTTGAGGCCTCGGCAAACAAACTGAACGCAGACTTGGGGAGGGAGCGATCGCGCCGCTTCAAACATAATTTGTAAACAGTCACCCCGTCGCCGAACGAGGGCACGCACTCCCTTGGCCTGAAGCGTGCGGTTCATCAAATGGGCAATGGCCTCTGCTTGACCCTGCCGTGCCTGCTGCCAAATCAAATCAAGGGAAGCGGTCATGATCAAAGAACCCTCAGGCGATCGCGAGCGAACCTGTGGTTATTCTATGGGAAGTCACCAATCTTGAAAGTTAGTGTCAGGTCAATTTGACAAACGTCACGCAGAAGTTTCTTGGGTATGCAAGGCTCGCAACAGATCATGACGGCTAATAATGCCGACCAATTCTCCTTGGGCATTCAAGACCGGCAGGCGACTAATGTGGTGATTCACCATGAGGCGAGCCGCTTCAGCAATGGGTGCATCGACGTTAATCGTGTGGGGGTTGGGGGTCATCACATCTTGCACCTGTTGGCCGAGGGTTTTCTTGAGGTGTTGATGAAAGGATTCTGGAGACTCAAAGTAAATAATGCTGCCGAGGAACGTAATGTACAACGGTGGCTCGAGAGGCGCTTCGCGCACAATCAGGTCAGCTTCAGACACCAAGCCCACCAATTTGCCCTTATCATCCACCACGGGGAGGCCGCGCACCTGTTTTTCTTCCATCAGGCGAACTGCCTCAGAAATCGGGGCATCGGTAGGAATGGTAAAGGGGTTGGGGGTCATGTAGTCACGGACAAGAGCGGTCATAGTTAACCTAGGGAATGAGAGGACAGATGGAGGGGATGGTAGTCGCCGTGCATTGCCAGATCGGGACGGAGGCTCTGGGCATGGCGCAGGTAGGCATGGTAAATCGGTTGATCGGGGTTGGGGGTGTTGAAGTAAATCAAGCAGCGGATACAGCGGGGTAAGCCTCCCTCCACATGCATTTGTTGAACATCGAGGAGAGGAATGTTGCGCCAATGGGGACATTCCCGGGCGATCGCCGCCGGAAAGATTTGATCGAGGTCACGGGTCACAGAGAAGGTCACACTAATCACTTCCGAGAAATCGAGGGCATTGCGCCGCTCAATCTCGCCGAGGAGTTCCAAAACCGCCTCACGGATTGCTGGAATTGAATTTTCAGTGGCGGTAGTTGCTCCACGAATTGCTCGGACGCGCCAGCCCACAGTGTGCTCCTCCATCAAGATATCCGCAAGGGTACTGTATCCAGCTTAGGGGCGATAGAGCCATAGGGGAAGTCCATTGGTGGCCATTTCAAATTCCAGCCAGTCGAGACCCGCTTGCCAGGGAAAGGGGAATCGTTCCTGCTGACGCGGAAACAGCCGAGCCAAGGGGGACTTGGGTTCTTCGATGGTTTGCACCTTGGTTTTGTCGGGGTCAAGTCCGGCCAGTTCCGCTAACCAGCGCCGGGCATCCTCCTCGGTTCCTAGGCGATCCACCAGTCCGAGAGCAAGGGCCTGTTCACCCGTAAAGACACGGCCATCGGCAAAACTGCGCACGGTTTCGACATCGAGGTTACGGCCTTCGGCCACGGTTTGGACAAATTGGTGATAGCTGGTGTCAATGAGGTCTTGGAGAATGCGGATTTCTTCCTCGGTAAGGTCGCGATCGAAAGCAAGAATGTCCTTGTAGGGGCCAGACTTGATCACTTTGAATGAGACCCCCACCTTGTCGAGGAGCCGTTGCAAATTGTTGCCCCGCAGGATGACGCCAATACTGCCCGTAATGGTGCCGGGGTTGGCCATGATGTGCTGTGCCCCCATACCGATATAGACCCCGCCAGAGGCAGAGATATTGCCAAAACTGGCAACGATTTTCATTTTCGACTGCAAACGCTTGAGAGCCGCATAGATTTCTTGGGAGTCCCCCACGGTCCCGCCGGGACTGTCAATGCGCACCAGTAGTGCCGGATAGCCCCGTTCTTCAATGGTTTTCAGGGCTTTGAGGACACGACGGCGAGTACCCCCAGCGATCGCCCCCGTAATTTCGAGGCGGGCAATTTGACGATGGTAACCACGGGATAAGGGCCAAGGCATAGGTAGCAATCAGTTCAGCAAATCGTAACAATTGACTCGGATTTCTAATCTAGCAAGGTTCTAGGAGGCAGAGGGCGGTGCTTGCTTCACCATCGCTGCTGAGAGTCCCTCGGTACCGTTGCCGATATACCACAGGGCTGCTGCGGCTTCGGCGTGGGTGACGGGTTTTTGGGGCTGGAGCAAGAGGGTTTCTCCCCAAACGCGGCGAATGTTCGAGAGATCCCCCGCGAGATAGTCAGCGGCCACGGCATTGATGGCGGGGGGAGCAATCCGTTGACTGTCCTTGAAGCCCCATGTTTGCTGAATGCGGTCAATCGTGCTGGGACTGAGCCGCCCCTGTTGATCAAGGGGCACTTTCCACTGCAACAGCGTTTCACGAGTAAGGGGAGCATTGGGGCGAAAGAGGGTACTAGTATCGCCGGTGAGGGGGCTGGGCAAAAATCCTGCCATCGCCAGTCCCTGAATATAGGGAAAGTCGGGATTATCACGGGGCACATCTTGGAAAATGGGTGTGTCGTTGCGGCTGCCCAAGCGGATTTGGCGTGCGGGGCGATCGGCATAAAAGCGGTTGTAGGTGGTCACCAACCAACGCACAAACTGAGCACGACTGATGGGGGTATTGGGTTGCAGGCGATCGCCCGTGGTGCTGAGAACCCCCAGTTCTGCCAAGTCACGAATGGGCGGCTGTAGGGGGGCAGGGGCGTCCTCTAGATCAGCGAACGTTTGGGGGGAGGAATGGGTGGGCTGGGGAGACGGTGTGGCTGTGGTGCTATTGGTGGATGTGTAGGCCACGGTGAAGGTTGTCAGGTTATTTTCTGGCACCGTGTTGATGGTGACGCTCACTTCCAGTTCAGCACTGCGCCCCCTGAGGGTGATCGTATTGTCGGCTACCTGTTGCTCCACCAGTTGCCAGCCCGACTGCTGAAATTGTTGGCTATAGAATTGCTGGATGGCGATCGCCGGCGCGGGTGCTTGCCAGCGGGTTTCCGTCGTCTGGGGTGACCCCGCTTGGGGCTGATTGGCTACAAGCATCGCATTAGGAAACCGTAAATTCTCTGGTAGCGTTGTCGTCGGTTCTGGCGTGGGTGCTTTCCCCGCCCATTGATCAGCATTGGGGTCAGCAGCAAACCAACTTTGTAGCCCACTGCCCTCACAACTGCTGAGAAGCAGGGCACTCAAGAATAAGATCCATCCCAATTGGCGCGATCGCTTCAACGTTCTTCGACCCTCAGCTTGCTACCGTTTCACTCAGCACTGATTTCAACCGCCATAGAAGGAAAGTCTGCCCCAACTCTAGGGGCAGCGGTGTCACCCCCTCAATACAGGACTGTACCCAGCCCTCTCCCCACGACCATTCTTGCCAGCCCTCAATGGCCTGCCGCAGCACCAATACCAGTCGCTCTGCTGTGAGTAGTTCCACGCGATGTTCCAGTTTTAACCACAGGAATTCACTGCTGAAGGTATCCCCCACTTGCAGGCGATCGCCCGTCGTCTGAATCTGTAGGGGCCACA includes:
- a CDS encoding CBS domain-containing protein, with the translated sequence MTALVRDYMTPNPFTIPTDAPISEAVRLMEEKQVRGLPVVDDKGKLVGLVSEADLIVREAPLEPPLYITFLGSIIYFESPESFHQHLKKTLGQQVQDVMTPNPHTINVDAPIAEAARLMVNHHISRLPVLNAQGELVGIISRHDLLRALHTQETSA
- a CDS encoding Uma2 family endonuclease gives rise to the protein MSTQPSPQLSPEDYLQRETQSGVKHEYINGQIYAMAGASDAHVTLALNLATLLRPTVRQRGCRLYISDMKVRLEQRNCFYYADLFVTCDPRDRQTSLYKSFPCLVIEVLSPSTEAFDRGDKFLDYQSLETLEEYVLVNTRQQRLETFRRSTSGLWVWQGYSPPQNSVELKSIAWQGHLSDIYQDVTLEEELRS
- the rdgB gene encoding RdgB/HAM1 family non-canonical purine NTP pyrophosphatase; this translates as MPILAQAVLASHNAGKVREFQGWLQPWIGELLPLPATIEIAETADSFVGNACLKAITAAQELGKWAIADDSGLAVHALEGAPGIYSARYGATDAERIERLLREMAGVSDRAAEFICVIALARPDGTIAVTTEGRCAGEILTAARGQGGFGYDPIFWVPSQQRTFAEMSPTEKQQVSHRGQALQRLREYLQTFHP
- the sppA gene encoding signal peptide peptidase SppA codes for the protein MPWPLSRGYHRQIARLEITGAIAGGTRRRVLKALKTIEERGYPALLVRIDSPGGTVGDSQEIYAALKRLQSKMKIVASFGNISASGGVYIGMGAQHIMANPGTITGSIGVILRGNNLQRLLDKVGVSFKVIKSGPYKDILAFDRDLTEEEIRILQDLIDTSYHQFVQTVAEGRNLDVETVRSFADGRVFTGEQALALGLVDRLGTEEDARRWLAELAGLDPDKTKVQTIEEPKSPLARLFPRQQERFPFPWQAGLDWLEFEMATNGLPLWLYRP
- the aroH gene encoding chorismate mutase, with the translated sequence MEEHTVGWRVRAIRGATTATENSIPAIREAVLELLGEIERRNALDFSEVISVTFSVTRDLDQIFPAAIARECPHWRNIPLLDVQQMHVEGGLPRCIRCLIYFNTPNPDQPIYHAYLRHAQSLRPDLAMHGDYHPLHLSSHSLG
- a CDS encoding glycosyltransferase family 2 protein, whose product is MKLLETNNLSPRVSQPSRPPTPQAPARSRRISPDLWLLLLGSGAFLAVLLSQLDWQNFLPNLVGLWHEGKALLRADGTTLQALLLPTLVWIAITFFLKEISPKPNFWSRLIVGLGLTLLALRYILWRFFNSLNLDDPLNGTISILLFIAELLTLTNTICFFALCIFSKDRSPEADRLSQAVIRGEYLPWVDVILPTYNEGVDILRRSVIACQAMDYPNKRVYLLDDTRRPAVRALAAELGCEYRDRPDNRHAKAGNINHALPTLSGELIAVFDADFVPSRNFLTRTVGFFQDAKTAMVQTPQHFFNEDPVTVNLGLEGILNNEQTLFFRFIQPSRDFFNAVVCCGTCFVIRRSALDEIGGIPTDSITEDYLTSLYLQGRGYQIKYLNEALSAGMSPETISAYINQRLRWGQGTLQILFLKDNFFTIPNLNFLQRFYHSLGVLYWLLSIPRVIFLLAPLAFLLFGLAPLRATINEVVYFYCPYYLGNIMAFSWLTEGRRSAFWSDVYETIIAFPMAITVIRTLISPRGKTFKVTPKGIVDPHRINVNWPVIRPLLIIAALMMFGLIRRSSPLQETLVNPDSLAINMVWSSYNFLLILVCALVAIDVPQRRHPRFLRSEPCELIVGDNCYGGQTVDLSEEGARIRLNRLPAALLDAPRGELHFLAPSPLVYLRLPIQLRWSRMVALGKNATALEIGVQFLPFSLPKQRRFIRYLYCQPGQWDEVRVPEIKTAWAMIQSVLRLHPLAESR
- a CDS encoding CapA family protein — its product is MTASLDLIWQQARQGQAEAIAHLMNRTLQAKGVRALVRRRGDCLQIMFEAARSLPPQVCVQFVCRGLKQLAPQGVLRVRLHARLLGEEWPEWTQTIDLQETLPAAPSVQTSSNPTTPATTPSHQAVSAFALSLLAIAGTGAVALTLQNQLSVDAPPSAEPSPAITTPEPDVPLVPPPPAPSDRRLRIKAVGDIVLGTNFPSNRLPADPQKLFAQVKPYLQGADLLFGNYESTLTDHPHPFKNTSSGRSFAFRSPPSYAQVLRQAGFNVLNIANNHSYDFNEQGFRDTIRHINAAGMTAIGDLNQITYLEVNGLKTAFIGFATYYGQNRIQDLKAGAALVQKAKQNADIVVVSFHGGAEGSDQIHTRDRTEYFYGEDRGNVVQFARTMIDNGADLILGHGPHVPRALELYKGRLIAYSLGNFVGYQTLSSHGTLGKSLILDVELDGSGRFLQGKVIPVRLNAKGIPHIDQNFASVQLIRRLTQADFPNTPLQIERLGEIVSTDSQS
- a CDS encoding S-layer homology domain-containing protein — encoded protein: MSALLLSSCEGSGLQSWFAADPNADQWAGKAPTPEPTTTLPENLRFPNAMLVANQPQAGSPQTTETRWQAPAPAIAIQQFYSQQFQQSGWQLVEQQVADNTITLRGRSAELEVSVTINTVPENNLTTFTVAYTSTNSTTATPSPQPTHSSPQTFADLEDAPAPLQPPIRDLAELGVLSTTGDRLQPNTPISRAQFVRWLVTTYNRFYADRPARQIRLGSRNDTPIFQDVPRDNPDFPYIQGLAMAGFLPSPLTGDTSTLFRPNAPLTRETLLQWKVPLDQQGRLSPSTIDRIQQTWGFKDSQRIAPPAINAVAADYLAGDLSNIRRVWGETLLLQPQKPVTHAEAAAALWYIGNGTEGLSAAMVKQAPPSAS
- a CDS encoding NIL domain-containing protein, giving the protein MKKRVTLTFPRRTIQMPVTYRLAKDFNIAANIIRAQVAPNQVGKLVLELAGDIDQMEAALEWLRQQNIEVSLASREIVIDEQACVHCGLCTGVCPTQALTLHPETFQLQFSRSRCIVCEQCVTACPMEAIHTNF
- a CDS encoding TIGR02281 family clan AA aspartic protease gives rise to the protein MTQQHGYWALATLAGMMLLIAPAKGVPAVALPESFYRAIANQDWATAVQILDQVIRAHPQQAPALTSYRQELVRLQQLPRTPAPPMATVITQPSGIVPILRRQGGIPVIPVMFNQRLRFEMLVDSGASMTVITRSMARALGITPAQVVDNRLFHTANGQVVLPVVYVQSISVGGFHRKQVPVAVAGPEMTIGLLGQDFLQHFDVSLRQDHIQLQRRP